Proteins encoded together in one Fundidesulfovibrio magnetotacticus window:
- a CDS encoding EAL and HDOD domain-containing protein, translated as MTHSAGIQACIHTFFARQPVFDASKKVCGYELLYRHDPREKNAPLGADDVANLSVLSATLTSPNKQEEDREKIFIRIPPGSIMAGIPAALSPKTTVVELDAPPAQDQGLLAALSTLKKQGYALALNAASDRACVHGLTELADIVFLNVLGKEEDEIKAMVEPFAASRAILAAKHVEDHAMFERAKKLGFHYFQGSFFKRPVLSPAHRLSSNKATRLGIYRSLGNSRLNADELAAIIESDVSICYRLLTLINSLAYGLQYKVHSIKHSIMLLGWDHIKNWLWLVVLCDILPKGKTQELPRLSAIRARFLERAAAEHGYKAVPPDTLFLLGLFSLLEPMLDTPMAGLVQDLPLEEVVKSALCGKPNLPHQWLELARCFETGDWAKMDALIDSLGLDSVTVAKAYYDALIWASALYEQAALDG; from the coding sequence ATGACCCATTCCGCCGGCATACAGGCCTGCATCCACACGTTCTTCGCCCGCCAGCCCGTTTTCGACGCCAGCAAGAAGGTCTGCGGTTACGAACTGCTCTACAGGCACGATCCACGGGAAAAGAACGCTCCGCTTGGCGCGGACGATGTCGCCAACCTCTCCGTGCTCTCCGCGACGCTCACCTCCCCCAACAAGCAGGAAGAGGATCGGGAGAAGATCTTCATCCGCATCCCGCCCGGGTCCATCATGGCCGGCATCCCCGCCGCCCTTTCCCCCAAGACGACCGTCGTCGAACTGGACGCTCCCCCGGCGCAGGACCAGGGCCTGCTGGCTGCGCTCTCCACCTTGAAAAAGCAAGGCTATGCCCTGGCCCTCAACGCCGCCTCGGACCGCGCCTGCGTCCACGGGCTGACGGAGCTGGCCGACATCGTTTTCCTCAACGTGCTCGGCAAGGAAGAGGACGAAATCAAGGCGATGGTGGAACCCTTCGCCGCTTCCAGGGCGATTCTGGCCGCCAAGCACGTGGAAGACCACGCCATGTTTGAACGCGCCAAAAAGCTCGGCTTCCACTACTTTCAGGGCTCCTTTTTCAAGCGTCCGGTCCTCTCCCCCGCGCACAGGCTCTCTTCCAACAAGGCCACGCGCCTCGGCATCTACCGCTCCCTGGGCAACAGCAGGCTCAATGCCGACGAACTGGCCGCCATCATCGAATCCGACGTGTCCATCTGCTACCGTCTGCTCACGCTCATCAACTCCCTCGCCTACGGACTCCAGTACAAGGTGCACTCCATCAAGCACTCCATCATGCTGCTGGGGTGGGACCACATCAAGAACTGGCTCTGGCTCGTGGTGCTTTGCGACATCCTGCCGAAAGGCAAAACCCAGGAACTGCCCCGCCTCTCGGCCATCCGAGCCCGATTCCTCGAAAGGGCGGCCGCCGAGCATGGATACAAGGCCGTGCCGCCCGACACGCTCTTTCTTCTGGGACTGTTTTCGCTGCTGGAGCCCATGCTCGACACGCCCATGGCCGGGCTGGTCCAGGACCTCCCCCTGGAAGAAGTGGTCAAGTCGGCGCTGTGCGGCAAGCCCAACCTCCCCCACCAATGGCTCGAACTGGCGCGCTGCTTCGAAACCGGGGACTGGGCAAAGATGGATGCCCTGATAGACTCCCTGGGCCTGGACTCCGTGACCGTGGCCAAGGCCTACTATGATGCCCTGATCTGGGCCAGCGCCCTCTACGAACAGGCAGCACTCGACGGCTAG
- a CDS encoding ABC transporter ATP-binding protein, with product MNEPRNRPAPEPLYALRGVGKDYEGPGGAVTVLDALDLDIAQGESLAILGSSGSGKSTLLHLLGALDTPSRGNVRFDGQDLSTLRPWAAAKLRNFDIGFVFQFHHLLPEFTTLENAAMPGLIAGLPAEESQEKARRALGLLGLEQRLHHRVTTLSGGERQRAAIARAILMGPKALLADEPTGNLDEATGQRVGELLANLNAELGMTLVVVTHNHNLARLMGRRMELHGGELTARP from the coding sequence ATGAATGAGCCCCGTAACCGTCCGGCCCCGGAGCCCCTCTATGCGCTCAGGGGCGTCGGCAAGGACTACGAAGGCCCCGGCGGCGCGGTGACCGTGCTGGACGCGCTGGACCTGGACATCGCCCAAGGCGAGTCGCTGGCCATCCTGGGCTCCTCGGGGTCGGGCAAGTCCACGCTCCTGCACCTGCTGGGCGCGTTGGACACGCCCTCCCGGGGCAACGTGCGCTTCGACGGGCAGGACCTTTCCACCCTGCGCCCCTGGGCGGCGGCCAAACTGCGCAACTTCGACATCGGTTTCGTGTTCCAGTTCCACCATCTGTTGCCCGAATTCACGACACTGGAAAACGCGGCCATGCCCGGACTCATCGCCGGGCTCCCGGCCGAGGAGTCGCAAGAGAAGGCAAGGCGGGCGCTGGGGCTTTTAGGGCTTGAACAAAGGCTGCATCACAGGGTAACAACCCTGTCCGGCGGCGAGCGCCAGCGCGCGGCCATCGCCAGGGCCATTCTCATGGGGCCCAAGGCCCTCCTGGCCGACGAGCCCACGGGCAACCTCGACGAAGCCACCGGGCAGCGTGTTGGCGAACTCCTCGCGAACCTCAACGCGGAACTGGGCATGACCCTCGTGGTGGTCACCCACAACCATAACCTGGCCCGCCTCATGGGCCGACGGATGGAATTGCATGGCGGAGAACTCACTGCGCGGCCGTAA
- the lysS gene encoding lysine--tRNA ligase, whose protein sequence is MASQDKPRRRDFKLPVKSAHVERFHPLLEALASRDELNEVLKNRVAKACQLLDGNVPLYPNDFVKTHGIGDTAQANETLDEEALAALEGPVRLAGRIVALRSFGKVAFFHIQDSTGRIQCYAAREDMGEEVYAVFKKFDIGDIVGVEGRLFRTKTGELTVGCVQARLLTKSMRPLPEKYHGLKDVEIRYRQRYVDLIVTPRTAEIFRTRTRIVSELRRFLDERGFVEVETPMMQAIPGGATAKPFLTHHNALDLQLYMRIAPELYLKRLLVGGFEKVYEVGRNFRNEGISTQHNPEFTMCEFYWAYARFDDLMDLTERLFARLAEAVCGTAKVTYQGQEIDLSVGAWKRVDFYDSLESIGGVAPEIYRDYEACKAHVLKHGEKVLKGEKLGKLQAKLFDLFVEPKLIQPHFIYGYPTDISPLSRRNEANPEVTDRFELFIAGREMANAFSELNDPVDQRLRFEEQVAEKAAGDDEAHFMDEDYVRALEYGMPPAAGQGIGIDRLVMLLTDSASIREVILFPLLRPEGVPGE, encoded by the coding sequence TTGGCATCCCAAGACAAGCCCCGCCGCCGCGACTTCAAACTTCCCGTGAAGTCCGCCCACGTGGAGCGATTCCATCCCCTGCTGGAAGCACTGGCCAGCCGCGACGAACTCAACGAGGTGCTCAAGAACCGCGTGGCCAAGGCCTGCCAGCTCCTCGACGGAAACGTCCCGCTGTATCCCAACGATTTCGTCAAGACCCACGGCATCGGCGACACCGCCCAGGCCAACGAAACCCTCGACGAGGAGGCCCTGGCCGCCCTGGAAGGCCCCGTGCGCCTGGCCGGGCGCATCGTGGCCCTGCGCTCCTTCGGCAAGGTGGCCTTCTTCCACATCCAGGACTCCACCGGCCGCATCCAATGCTACGCCGCCCGCGAGGACATGGGCGAAGAGGTCTACGCCGTCTTCAAGAAATTCGACATCGGCGACATCGTGGGCGTGGAGGGCAGGCTCTTCCGCACCAAGACCGGTGAGCTCACGGTGGGCTGCGTCCAGGCCAGATTGCTCACCAAATCCATGCGCCCGCTGCCCGAGAAGTACCACGGCCTCAAGGACGTGGAGATCCGCTACCGCCAGCGCTACGTGGACCTGATCGTCACCCCGCGCACCGCCGAGATCTTCCGCACCCGCACGCGCATCGTCTCCGAGCTGCGCCGGTTTCTGGACGAGCGCGGCTTCGTGGAAGTGGAAACGCCCATGATGCAGGCCATCCCGGGCGGCGCCACGGCCAAGCCGTTTCTCACCCACCACAACGCCCTGGACCTCCAGCTCTACATGCGCATCGCGCCCGAGCTCTACCTCAAGCGGCTCCTGGTGGGCGGCTTCGAGAAGGTCTACGAGGTGGGCCGCAACTTCCGCAACGAGGGCATCTCCACCCAGCACAACCCCGAGTTCACCATGTGCGAGTTCTACTGGGCCTACGCCCGGTTCGACGACCTCATGGACCTGACGGAGCGTCTCTTCGCCCGCCTGGCCGAGGCCGTGTGCGGCACGGCCAAGGTCACCTACCAGGGCCAGGAGATCGACCTCTCCGTGGGCGCGTGGAAGCGCGTGGACTTCTACGACTCGCTGGAATCCATCGGCGGCGTGGCCCCCGAGATCTACCGCGACTACGAGGCCTGCAAGGCCCACGTGCTCAAGCACGGCGAGAAGGTGCTCAAGGGCGAGAAGCTGGGCAAGCTCCAGGCCAAGCTCTTCGACCTCTTCGTGGAGCCCAAGCTGATCCAGCCGCACTTCATCTACGGCTACCCCACGGACATCTCGCCCCTGTCGCGGCGCAACGAGGCCAATCCCGAGGTCACCGACCGCTTCGAGCTCTTCATCGCCGGGCGCGAGATGGCCAACGCCTTCTCGGAGCTCAACGACCCCGTGGACCAGCGCCTGCGCTTCGAGGAGCAGGTGGCAGAAAAGGCCGCCGGCGACGACGAGGCCCACTTCATGGACGAGGACTACGTGCGCGCCCTGGAATACGGCATGCCCCCGGCCGCCGGCCAGGGCATCGGCATCGACCGGCTGGTGATGCTGCTCACGGACTCGGCCTCCATCCGCGAAGTGATCCTTTTCCCGCTCCTGCGACCCGAGGGGGTGCCCGGCGAATGA
- the fabZ gene encoding 3-hydroxyacyl-ACP dehydratase FabZ has protein sequence MELPIPVTEILKRIPHRYPFLLVDRVLSFEKDTSLTALKNVTFNEPFFQGHFPDKPVMPGVLQLEAMAQAGALLMGCSRDNIEDKLFLFAGINNAKFRRPVVPGDQLILTCNDVKQKMGIWRMHGTATVNGELACEADLTAALVDRSKL, from the coding sequence ATGGAACTGCCCATCCCCGTCACCGAAATCCTCAAACGCATCCCCCACCGCTACCCCTTCCTTCTCGTGGATCGCGTCCTCTCTTTCGAAAAGGACACCTCCCTCACCGCGCTCAAGAACGTCACCTTCAACGAACCATTCTTCCAGGGACACTTTCCCGACAAGCCCGTCATGCCTGGCGTCCTCCAACTGGAAGCCATGGCCCAGGCAGGCGCGCTCCTCATGGGCTGCTCCCGCGACAACATCGAGGACAAGCTCTTCCTCTTCGCAGGCATCAACAACGCCAAATTCCGCCGCCCCGTCGTGCCCGGTGACCAACTCATCCTCACCTGCAATGACGTGAAACAGAAAATGGGCATCTGGCGCATGCACGGAACCGCCACGGTGAACGGTGAACTCGCCTGCGAAGCCGACCTCACCGCCGCGCTCGTCGACCGCTCCAAGCTGTAA
- a CDS encoding lipoprotein-releasing ABC transporter permease subunit, protein MRFELTIARRYLLTKRENSFISVISLFSVLGVGLGVAALIVTMAVMSGFSTEFRDKLLGLSSHVIVGVAGSAVRNYPAQMEKVAAVEGVTAVTPIIYSEVMLAKQGTPKGVILRGIDLSTASGVLTVHKDMVDGRLEDLERADGAPGIVLGSELASRLGVSLGSTVNVLTPSLRGSAVGFTPKVKVLQVVGVFKTHMYEYDSSSAFVSLSAAQEMLGFKPDAAMYLDVRLKDPDAAPRVAERIVERLGGMPVYARTWIDMNGNIFAALKLEQLGLFVVLLMIVLVGSFSIITSLVLLVMEKTRDIAILMSMGATADSIRRIFLLQGSIIGAVGTALGLVLGICTALALKRFQFIKLPPDVYPMDTLPVLLNWHDIVLIAATAFGLCFLSTLYPASRAAKLKPVEALRHE, encoded by the coding sequence ATGAGGTTCGAGCTCACCATAGCAAGGCGCTACCTGCTCACCAAGCGGGAGAACTCCTTCATCTCGGTGATCTCCCTCTTCTCGGTGCTGGGCGTGGGTCTGGGGGTGGCGGCGCTCATCGTGACCATGGCGGTCATGAGCGGCTTTTCCACGGAATTCCGCGACAAGCTCCTGGGGCTCTCCTCCCACGTGATCGTGGGCGTGGCGGGCTCGGCCGTGCGCAATTATCCCGCGCAGATGGAGAAGGTGGCGGCCGTGGAGGGCGTCACGGCCGTCACGCCCATCATCTATTCAGAAGTGATGCTCGCCAAGCAGGGCACGCCCAAGGGCGTGATCCTGCGCGGCATCGACCTCTCCACCGCCAGCGGCGTGCTCACCGTGCACAAGGACATGGTGGATGGGCGCCTGGAAGACCTGGAGCGCGCCGACGGCGCGCCGGGCATCGTGCTGGGCTCGGAGCTGGCCTCGCGCCTGGGCGTGAGCCTCGGCTCCACGGTGAACGTGCTCACGCCCAGCCTGCGCGGCTCGGCCGTGGGCTTCACCCCCAAGGTGAAGGTGCTCCAGGTGGTGGGCGTGTTCAAGACCCACATGTACGAGTACGATTCGTCCTCCGCCTTCGTCTCCCTGTCCGCGGCCCAGGAGATGCTGGGCTTCAAGCCCGACGCGGCCATGTACCTGGACGTGCGCCTCAAGGACCCCGACGCAGCCCCCCGCGTGGCCGAGCGCATCGTGGAGCGCCTGGGCGGGATGCCCGTCTACGCGCGCACCTGGATCGACATGAACGGCAACATCTTCGCCGCCCTGAAGCTGGAACAGCTGGGGCTCTTCGTGGTGCTGCTCATGATCGTGCTGGTGGGATCGTTCTCCATCATCACGTCGCTGGTGCTTCTGGTGATGGAGAAGACGCGCGACATAGCCATCCTCATGTCCATGGGGGCCACGGCGGATTCCATCCGGCGCATCTTCCTCCTGCAGGGCTCCATCATCGGGGCCGTGGGCACGGCGCTGGGCCTGGTCCTGGGCATCTGCACGGCCCTGGCGCTCAAGCGCTTCCAGTTCATCAAGCTGCCGCCCGACGTGTATCCCATGGACACGCTGCCGGTTCTGCTCAACTGGCACGACATCGTGCTCATCGCCGCCACGGCCTTCGGCTTGTGCTTCCTCTCCACGCTCTATCCGGCCAGCCGCGCCGCGAAGCTCAAGCCCGTGGAGGCCCTGCGCCATGAATGA
- a CDS encoding AAA family ATPase, with protein MSLIVLDPLSRFFGGNENDNTLATAFCQLLEKLAKETGAAVVCCHHVAKGVGQTPRGFNLEAALSQEAMRGASGLTGAARWQSNIVAMPAKAAKEEIDDPDAKNGVYLAAQVSKKNYGPPESKFFLRRGAGGILLPVKNRRLQDLDLERVLKEKAYALVKSREEEGEKPLTLKGIGDIEPARWKREGLKGATKVNVRQAIAVAIREERLFEVVRYNPGNHRNVTYLATAPDAPRAPAG; from the coding sequence TTGTCTCTGATCGTACTGGACCCTCTCTCACGCTTTTTCGGTGGCAACGAAAACGACAACACTCTGGCTACAGCGTTCTGTCAGCTTCTGGAGAAACTCGCCAAGGAAACTGGTGCGGCCGTGGTCTGCTGTCACCATGTGGCCAAGGGGGTCGGGCAAACTCCCCGGGGATTCAATCTGGAAGCGGCTTTGAGCCAGGAGGCCATGCGGGGTGCGTCAGGGTTGACGGGGGCGGCCAGGTGGCAATCTAACATAGTCGCCATGCCCGCCAAGGCGGCGAAGGAAGAGATTGATGATCCCGACGCGAAGAACGGTGTCTACCTCGCCGCCCAGGTGAGCAAAAAGAACTATGGCCCACCAGAAAGCAAGTTCTTCCTGCGCCGTGGGGCAGGGGGGATACTCCTGCCGGTCAAGAACCGGCGCTTGCAGGATCTGGACCTCGAACGCGTGCTGAAGGAAAAGGCCTATGCCCTGGTGAAGAGCCGGGAGGAGGAGGGGGAGAAGCCGTTGACGCTCAAAGGCATCGGGGACATAGAACCTGCCCGCTGGAAACGTGAGGGGCTGAAGGGGGCCACCAAGGTGAATGTGCGACAGGCCATTGCTGTGGCCATTAGGGAAGAGCGGCTGTTCGAGGTGGTGCGCTACAATCCCGGGAATCACAGGAATGTGACGTATCTGGCCACCGCCCCGGATGCGCCGCGTGCCCCCGCCGGATAG
- the bamA gene encoding outer membrane protein assembly factor BamA — translation MAENSLRGRKHCGLIVSILALLLLGLTGNVFAQTAKVVVLPFTVNAPGDKEALRKSASKLLVERLKQQGVAVVDQTAAASALKAKAQPSEAEAARAARSAGAVSAIYGTINLVGDALSIDARSVSADGKAENAYVTRPGAIELPSAVDELAQKLAPVSGPTGLKVVELDVEGNNALEKDVILLKVKTQVGEPFDNKTVNEDLKRLFELGYFDDVQIKLDDVRGGKRVVFVVKEKPRIQAVSVSGNSEIKRDEILEAMGTKTGSVLNMQVLADDLEKIRDLYRKKGFYQTNVEYKLEQTDPRMARLNIVVQESKKLYIKKINIVGAKKVDPSDLKDQMALKEKNFLSWILQTGVLKEELLDRDSAAIENYYTNHGYIDARVGQPQVDIKDDGIELTIQVEEGERYKLGNVGFKGDLLFDDKKLREITKLPELAKKKDYFDRSVVRDDITRLNEAYSDMGYAFAEADIDMQKNAEQKIVDVTYILGKGQKVYIRRVTIEGNDRTRENVIRRELRLSDGDLFSGTKLKRSNERLNKLDYFEKVDIETVPTENPAEVDIKVKVKDKNTGSVSAGIGYSTYDSVFVGGSVEERNLFGKGYNLQFQGMFSGVTNRFSASFTNPSVYDTPLSFGTDAFSTFRRYSDYYKQSQGVVARFAYPVGEFTTLRWDYRLTRDDVYHTNYYASSVIQESKGIHWTSGVVTGAVRDTTDSRTKPTKGTINDISFEYAGLGGDRGFVKAYYSFNYYRPLFWETVFHFRTQVGGLFQNGFGDVPVFERFYLGGIGNIRGYETDKISPKDHRTNERIGGDTVYFANLEYIFPISKQYGVYGLGFFDAGNSIWRERDGFYISLVKSVGAGMRWYSPMGLIRVEAGYGLDNIQHNQQNFQIGFTMGNTF, via the coding sequence ATGGCGGAGAACTCACTGCGCGGCCGTAAGCACTGCGGACTCATCGTATCCATCCTGGCTCTGCTCTTACTGGGCCTTACCGGAAACGTCTTCGCACAGACCGCCAAGGTGGTGGTGCTGCCCTTTACAGTCAACGCCCCTGGCGACAAGGAGGCGCTGCGCAAAAGCGCCTCCAAGCTCCTGGTGGAGCGCCTCAAGCAGCAGGGCGTGGCCGTGGTGGACCAGACCGCGGCCGCTTCCGCTTTGAAGGCCAAGGCCCAGCCCTCCGAGGCCGAGGCCGCCCGCGCCGCCCGCTCCGCCGGGGCAGTCAGCGCCATCTACGGAACCATCAACCTCGTGGGCGACGCCCTCTCCATCGACGCCCGCTCCGTGAGCGCCGACGGCAAGGCCGAAAACGCCTACGTCACCCGCCCGGGCGCCATCGAGCTGCCCTCCGCCGTGGATGAGCTGGCCCAGAAGCTGGCCCCCGTCTCCGGACCCACCGGCCTCAAAGTGGTGGAGCTCGACGTGGAAGGCAACAACGCCCTGGAGAAGGACGTCATCCTCCTCAAGGTCAAGACCCAGGTGGGCGAGCCCTTCGACAACAAGACCGTCAACGAAGACCTCAAGCGCCTCTTCGAGCTGGGCTACTTCGACGACGTGCAGATCAAGCTCGACGACGTGCGCGGCGGCAAGCGCGTGGTCTTCGTGGTGAAGGAGAAGCCCCGCATCCAGGCCGTGAGCGTCTCCGGAAACTCCGAGATCAAGCGCGACGAAATTCTGGAAGCCATGGGCACCAAGACCGGCTCCGTGCTCAACATGCAGGTGCTCGCCGACGACCTCGAGAAAATCCGCGACCTCTACCGCAAGAAAGGCTTCTACCAGACCAACGTCGAGTACAAGCTCGAACAGACCGACCCCCGCATGGCCCGGCTGAACATCGTGGTCCAGGAATCCAAGAAGCTCTACATCAAGAAGATCAACATCGTCGGCGCCAAGAAGGTCGATCCTTCCGACCTCAAGGACCAGATGGCCCTCAAGGAGAAGAACTTCCTCTCCTGGATTCTCCAGACCGGCGTGCTCAAGGAAGAACTCCTCGACCGCGACTCCGCCGCCATCGAGAACTACTACACCAACCACGGCTACATCGACGCCCGCGTGGGCCAGCCCCAAGTGGACATCAAGGACGACGGCATCGAACTCACCATCCAGGTGGAAGAGGGCGAGCGCTACAAGCTGGGCAACGTGGGCTTCAAGGGCGACCTCCTCTTCGACGACAAGAAGCTCCGCGAAATCACCAAGCTGCCCGAGCTGGCCAAGAAGAAGGACTACTTCGACCGCTCCGTGGTGCGCGACGACATCACCCGGCTCAACGAGGCCTATTCCGACATGGGCTACGCCTTCGCCGAGGCCGACATCGACATGCAGAAGAACGCCGAGCAGAAGATCGTCGACGTCACCTACATCCTCGGCAAGGGCCAGAAGGTCTACATCCGCCGCGTGACCATCGAGGGCAACGACCGTACCCGCGAGAACGTCATCCGCCGCGAACTGCGCCTCTCCGACGGCGACCTCTTCTCCGGCACCAAGCTCAAGCGCTCCAACGAACGCCTGAACAAGCTCGATTACTTCGAGAAGGTCGACATCGAGACCGTGCCCACCGAGAACCCCGCCGAGGTGGACATCAAGGTCAAGGTCAAGGACAAGAACACCGGCTCCGTCTCCGCGGGCATCGGCTACTCCACCTACGACTCCGTCTTCGTGGGCGGCTCCGTCGAAGAACGCAACCTCTTCGGCAAGGGCTACAACCTGCAGTTCCAGGGCATGTTCTCGGGCGTCACCAACCGCTTCTCGGCGTCGTTCACCAACCCCTCGGTCTACGACACCCCCCTCTCCTTCGGCACCGACGCCTTCAGCACCTTCCGTCGCTACTCCGACTACTACAAGCAGTCCCAGGGCGTCGTGGCCCGCTTCGCCTACCCCGTGGGCGAATTCACCACCCTGCGCTGGGATTACCGCCTCACCCGCGACGACGTCTACCACACCAACTACTACGCCTCCTCCGTCATCCAGGAGTCCAAGGGCATCCACTGGACCAGCGGCGTGGTCACAGGCGCGGTGCGCGATACCACCGACAGCCGCACCAAGCCCACCAAGGGCACCATCAACGACATCTCCTTCGAGTACGCCGGCCTCGGCGGCGACCGCGGCTTCGTCAAGGCCTACTACTCCTTCAACTACTACCGCCCCCTCTTCTGGGAAACCGTCTTCCACTTCAGAACCCAGGTGGGCGGACTCTTCCAGAACGGCTTCGGCGACGTGCCCGTCTTCGAGCGCTTCTACCTGGGCGGCATCGGCAACATCCGCGGCTACGAGACCGACAAGATCTCCCCCAAGGACCACCGCACCAACGAACGCATCGGCGGCGACACCGTCTACTTCGCCAACCTGGAGTACATCTTCCCCATCAGCAAACAGTACGGCGTCTACGGCCTGGGCTTCTTCGACGCAGGCAACTCCATCTGGCGGGAGCGCGACGGCTTCTACATCTCCCTCGTCAAATCCGTGGGCGCCGGCATGCGCTGGTATTCCCCCATGGGCCTGATCCGGGTCGAGGCTGGCTACGGTCTGGACAACATCCAGCACAACCAGCAGAATTTCCAGATCGGCTTCACCATGGGGAATACCTTCTAA
- a CDS encoding OmpH family outer membrane protein encodes MLHPIKSLLLAVALIAMPLLAHAADKIGVVDSQEVLANSETGKRAMNELKAKFDAKQKELSRQGEEIKKAQDEFNKKAGVMSADAKQKEQAALEARMRKFIEDQNSASQMMDQERNRILEPLMKVFDQVIADYSKKQGYSMVIERRALLYTASGADITADITKEFEAAAKRAK; translated from the coding sequence ATGCTTCACCCCATCAAGAGCCTGCTTCTTGCCGTTGCTCTCATCGCCATGCCCCTCCTGGCCCATGCCGCCGACAAGATCGGCGTCGTGGACTCCCAGGAAGTGCTCGCCAATTCCGAGACCGGCAAACGCGCCATGAACGAACTCAAGGCCAAGTTCGACGCCAAGCAGAAGGAACTGAGCCGCCAGGGCGAGGAAATCAAGAAAGCCCAGGACGAATTCAACAAGAAGGCCGGCGTCATGTCCGCCGACGCCAAGCAGAAGGAGCAGGCCGCTCTTGAAGCCCGCATGCGCAAGTTCATCGAAGACCAGAACTCCGCTTCCCAGATGATGGACCAGGAACGCAACCGCATCCTGGAGCCCCTCATGAAGGTCTTCGATCAGGTCATCGCCGACTACTCCAAGAAGCAGGGCTACTCCATGGTCATTGAGCGCCGTGCCCTCCTCTACACCGCCAGCGGCGCGGACATCACCGCCGACATCACCAAGGAATTCGAAGCCGCAGCCAAGCGCGCGAAATAA
- a CDS encoding threonine aldolase family protein has translation MPSRPGFASDNNSGVHPLILEAMARANDGHAVAYGDDPWTEAALEAFDREFGPGASVHFVFLGTAANVLALQAMTRPHNAVVCARTAHINVDECGAPERHLGCKLLAQPTADGLLDPQDLRRAFRDFGNPHHNQPRAVSITQATELGTLYRPEQVRELARIAHENDMLLHMDGARIANAAAALDLTLAQATRALGVDALSFGGTKNGMMYGEAVVFFKKDLGREFPFIRKQGMQLASKMRFVAAQFSALLQDGLWRANASNANAMAALLAREAASVPGVEISKPVETNAVFARIPARAVEALRREFFFYTWNAEPEDMPEVRWMCSFDTTAQAVEQFVAALRKAMTA, from the coding sequence ATGCCCTCACGCCCAGGCTTTGCCAGCGACAACAACTCCGGCGTCCATCCCCTGATCCTCGAAGCCATGGCCCGGGCCAACGATGGTCACGCCGTGGCTTACGGCGACGACCCTTGGACCGAGGCCGCCCTCGAAGCCTTCGACCGCGAATTCGGCCCCGGGGCGAGCGTCCACTTCGTCTTTCTGGGCACCGCCGCCAACGTGTTGGCCCTCCAGGCGATGACCAGGCCCCACAACGCTGTCGTCTGCGCCCGCACCGCGCACATCAACGTGGACGAATGCGGCGCGCCCGAACGCCACCTCGGCTGCAAGCTGCTCGCCCAACCCACCGCCGACGGCCTGCTCGATCCCCAGGACCTGCGACGCGCATTCCGGGATTTCGGCAACCCGCACCACAACCAGCCCCGCGCCGTCTCCATCACCCAGGCCACGGAACTGGGCACGCTCTACCGCCCGGAGCAGGTCCGCGAACTGGCCCGCATCGCGCACGAGAACGACATGCTCCTGCACATGGACGGCGCTCGGATCGCCAACGCGGCCGCAGCCCTGGACCTCACCCTGGCGCAGGCCACGCGCGCGCTCGGCGTGGACGCCCTGAGCTTCGGCGGCACGAAGAACGGCATGATGTACGGGGAAGCCGTCGTCTTCTTCAAGAAGGACCTCGGGCGCGAATTCCCCTTCATCCGCAAGCAGGGCATGCAGCTGGCCTCCAAGATGCGCTTCGTGGCCGCCCAGTTCTCCGCCCTCCTCCAGGACGGGCTCTGGCGCGCCAACGCCAGCAACGCCAACGCCATGGCCGCGCTCCTGGCCAGGGAGGCAGCCAGCGTGCCCGGTGTCGAAATCTCGAAGCCCGTGGAGACCAACGCCGTCTTCGCCCGCATCCCCGCCCGCGCCGTGGAAGCCCTGCGCCGGGAATTCTTCTTCTACACCTGGAATGCCGAACCCGAAGACATGCCCGAAGTCCGCTGGATGTGCTCGTTCGACACCACCGCGCAGGCGGTGGAACAATTCGTCGCCGCACTCCGCAAGGCCATGACGGCCTGA